ATCGAAGTGAGATCCCACGGTGACCGCTATCCGCTGGCGGACAACTCAACGGCACAGGGACGCCAAAAAAACCGGCGTGTGAACTTGCGTATCATCCGACAGAAGGTTAACTAAGCCATGGCAAATAACAGTTTATTAATCGTTGAAACTCCTTCAACGACATGTGTTGACAGTGAATACCTGGCCAGACAGCAATACGACATCCACAGGTGCCAGAGTGCCGCATCGGCCTTTACCACGGCATCCGAGGTTTCACCTGCCGTGGTGCTGGTATCGGCTTTTCTGCCGGATATGCAACTGACGGACTTTGTCCGGGCCTTCTCCCGTAGTCATAAAAGTACCGTGATCCTGGTGATGGTGGAAAGCCAGCAATGCCAGCTTGCCGCCGACGCCATAGGCGTAGGGGCGTCGGATTATCTGCTGAAACCTTTCACCGACCAGCAGCTGATATCCGCCATAGACCAGGCCATCAGTTTACACAACCCGGTGGCGGATCTCGTGGTCAGCTCCGCCGCCAGCCGCCAGGTGATCCAGCTGGCGCTGCGGGCGGCGCAAACCAATGCCACGGTACTGATCAGCGGCGAGTCCGGCACAGGTAAAGAACGCCTGGCGCAATATCTCCACGATAACTCTCCCCGTTCATCCGGGCCTTTTGTCGCCTTTAACTGCGCCGCCATCCCGGAAACCATGATCGAGTCCATGCTGTTCGGCCACAGCAAAGGCGCCTATACCGGCGCGGTTGCCAGCCAGGCGGGTAAGTTCGAACTGGCCAACGGCGGCACCCTGATGCTGGACGAAATCTCGGAAATGCCGCTACCCCTGCAGGCCAAACTGCTGCGGGTACTGCAGGAGCGGGAAGTGGAGCGCCTGGGCAGCAATCAAAAAATCAAACTGGATATCCGCATTATCGCCGCCACCAATAAAAACCTGTCGCAGCAGGTGGCACAGGGGCTGTTCCGGGAAGATCTCTATTACCGCCTCGATGTGCTCCCCCTGAGCTGGCCGGCCCTGAGGGAGCGCCGCGACGATATTATCCCGCTGACGGAATACTTTATCGGCAAATACGCGCCTTCTCCCGGTTACTCCATTTGCAAAAGCGCCAAGCTGGCGCTGCAGAGCCACCACTGGCCCGGCAATGTCAGGGAGCTGGAAAATGTGATCCAGAGAGCCTTGATCATGGCCCGGGGCATGGAACTCCAGGTAGCGGACCTTATGCTGCCGACCCCTAATATTCCCCAGGCAAGCCCGCAGGTGGAACATAACGCACAAGGATTAGAGTCAAGTAAAAAACATGCCGAATACCAATACGTATTAGAGACGCTGAAACAATTCAGCGGTCACAAAACCAAAACAGCAGCAGCATTAGGTGTCACACCAAGGGCATTACGCTACAAGATGGCGGCAATGCGGGAACAGGGCATAGAGGTTTAAGGGGAACAAGATGAAAGTAGAGAATAACTTACACTCGCTGGACTTACTCAACAAAATGGAACTGATGCAAGTCAGGGCCAGCAAAGACATAGCTTTATCAGCGGACAATGCCGCCAATCAGGTATCTTTCGGCCAGACCATGAAAACCATGATCCAGGACGTCAACCAGCAGCAGCTGGCGGCCGGTAAGCTGATGACGGCGGTAGACGCCGGACGCAGCGACGACCTGGTGGGCGCCATGGTCATGAGCCAGAAAGCCGGACTGAGCTTTTCCGTGCTGATGCAGGTCAGAAACAAACTGATGTCGGGTCTGGACGACATCATGCGCATGCCTTTATAAGTAGCCGGGAGTAGACCGTGGAGCTGGTATCTCAACAAGTAGCACCGGGGCAAGAGCCCCAGAAAACTCAGCCGCTGGATAAAGCCAAGTCTTTCTTCAGCCAATGGCGCACCCTGTCGGGGGACAACCGGGCGGTTCTGCAAATCGCCCTGCTCGCCGGTGTTATCGCCGCCACCATAGTGATCATCCTCTGGACCGCCAATGAAAACTATGTGCCTTTATACGGCAAACAGGAGCTGTATGATCAGGCCAGCATCCTGGAATTGCTGGAGCAGGAAGAAACCCTGTACCGGCTGGACCAGAACAGCGGACAAATCCTGGTGCCGGAACAGCAACTGGCGCAAGTGCGCATGAGCCTGGCGGCCCGCGGCGTCAAAATGAACCTGCCCAGCGGCATGGACGGCCTGGACGGCAAAACCGGCCTGGGCATCAGCCAGTTTATGGAATCCATGCGTTACCGCCACGCCCTGGAAGGGGAGCTGGCGCGCTCGATTATCACCATGGATGCCATCCGCAGCGCCCGGGTGCACCTGGCCCTGCCGAAACGCACCCTGTTTATCGGCCGCAACGAAGAAAAACCCACCGCCTCGGTTATGCTGGATCTGCAGGCCGGCCGCCATTTAGAGCGGGGCCAGGTAGAAGCCATAGTGAACCTGGTCGCCAACAGCCTGCCGGGTATGAAACCCGAAAGCGTGTCCGTAGTCGACCAGTCGGGCCGGCTGTTAAGCCTGGGACTGGGAGACGCCCAAAGCAGCGGCCGGGTGGCCATGCAGCAGGTAGACTATAAGCAGTCGCTGGAGGCAAGAATCCAGCAAAGGGCCAGCGACATCATCTATCCCCTGGTGGGGGCCGATAACTTCCGGATCCAGGTCACCGCGGATCTCGATTTCAGCGAAATCGAAGAAACCGTGGAAACCGTCAGCCCGGATACCGTCGTCAGCAAGGAAAATATCCGCGAACAGACCACCAAAGACGTGCTGGCCTTCGGTGTCCCCGGCTCCCTCACCAACCTGCCGCCGGTAAAAGCCGACAGCGACGACCAGAGCGAAGAAGCCGACAGCGAAACCAAGCAAGACAGCAACAGCATCAGCCAGCGCAACGAATCCTCCAAGGAATACCAGGTAGGACGCTCGGTGATGCACAAAAAACACCAGCAGGGGCGCATCAACCAGTTGAGTGTTTCCGTGATTTTAAATAACAAGGTCGCCGGCGGCGAAAACGGCTGGACCGAAACCGAGCTGGCGCAAATCGCCAACAGCGTGGAGAAAGCCATAGGCATCAACAAAGCCCGCGGCGACCAGTTTACCATCAGCGGCTTTAACTTTGTGGTCGAACCCCAGGTGGTTACCGCGCCGCAAGTACAATGGTGGCAGCAAAGCGTCTGGCAGGAATACCTGCGCTACCTGGTGGGGGCCGTGCTGGGACTGGCATTGATCTTTATGGGGGTACGCCCGCTGGTGCGCCACTTGATCCAGCTGCAGTCGGCACCGGCGGAGCGCGCTGGCGAGGTATTCGAACAGCGTAAAGCCGGCCAGCAGGACGGACAGGCCTACCAGGAAGAGCCGGACGAGCAGCAGCAAAGCAGCGTGGCCTTGATGGACGACAGCAATATGGACGGCTCCAGCGAGGCCAAGGCCCAGGTGAAAGTGCCGGAACTGCCGGCGCCGGGCAGTGAATTCAGCGTCCAGCTGGCGCACCTGCAGCTGCTGGCAGACAAGGAAACCGTCCGGGTGGCGGAAGTACTGAAGAATTGGGTCAATACGGGCGATCGAGGTTTACATGAGTGAAGCACAAGCAAAAACTATGTTTAACGACTGCGAGAAGGCGGCGATTTTACTGCTGAGCATGGGGGAAGAGTCCGCCGCCAAGATACTGCAGCGCATGGAAAGAAGCGAAGTACAAAGCGTTTCCAATGCCATGGCGCGCCTGGGTAATGTTTCCACCCTGGAAGCGCAGAATATCCTGCAGCACTTTTTCGAACAATATACCAAACAAAGCGGCATCAGCGGCGCATCGCGGGAATATCTGGAAAAGTCCCTGGATATCGCCCTGGGCAACAAGCTGGCCCGCGGCATGCTCGACTCCATCTACGGCGATACCATCTCCAACGATATCCAGCGCCTGCAATGGCTGCCGGTGGATGTGCTGGCGCGCTTTTTCCGCCACGAACACCCGCAGATGCAGGCGGTGATGCTGGCGTTTTTACCGCCGGACACCGCCAATGCCGTGCTGAACCACCTGCCGGAAGAAAGTCATGACGAACTCCTGTACCGGGTGGCCAACCTTAAAGAAATCAGCGAGCATGTGATCAGGGACCTGCGCATCACCCTGGACCGCTGCATAGACTTTGTCGCCGAACAGTCCGGCGCCCGGGTGGACGGCACCCGCCAGGCGGCGGATATCCTCAACCGCTACAGCGGCGATAAAGCCAATATAATGGAGCTGGTGAAACTGCATAATGCCGACACCGCCGACGCCATTAAAGACAATATGTTCGACTTTATGATCCTGTCGCGCCAGCCGCTGGAAGTGATACAAGATCTGATCGAAGCCCTGCCGGACGGTATACTGGCGGTTGCCCTCAAAGGGGTGGATTTCGCCATCAAAACCCAGATCTTCGACGCCCTGCCCAAGCGTATGGCCCAGGGCCTGGAAGATGAAATCCAGCGCCTGGGACCGACACCGCTGAGCAAAATAGAGCAGGCAAGAAGCGAAATCATGGTCATTGCCCGCCGCTTATACGAAGAAGACAAGTTACAGCTGCAACTGTTTGAAGAACAGGTAGTACGCTAATGAATACCGGCAAAATCCTAAAGTCCGCCGGCAGCGGCTACCGGCCCCATAAATTTCCGCCGTTTCGCAGCGAAAGCGAAGAATTACCGGCCCTGGGGGACAGCGAGCAACCCAGCTTCGAACAGGGCTTCCAGGAAGGACTGGAACTCGGCCACCAGGAAGGTCACCAGCAGGGATTTTCCCAGGGGGTGGCGGAAGGCAAAAAAGAAGGCCACCAGCAAGGACTGGCTTCGGGCATGGCGGAAGGCCAGAAAAAGGGGCAGGCGGTTTTCCATTCCGCCACCCAGCTGCTGGCAGGCATGCAGGACAAGGTAGAACAGCTGTCCCACCATAAGCTCCAGGCGCAACAGGCCCTGATCGGCGATCTGGTGACCCAGGTGGCCCGCAGCGTGATCCGGGCGGAGCTGACCCTGAACCCGAAACAGATACTGACCCTGGCGGAAGAAGCCATGGCTTCACTGGCAGACGACGTCGACAAGATCCGGATTTTTCTCAACAGCGAAGACCTGCAGCGCCTCGGCGCCTTGGGATTAACCGAACTCAACGGCTGGCCGCTGGAAGCGGACGAGCAGCTGGAAATCGGCGATTGCCTGATACGCTCGGCGCAGATGGAAATTGCCGTCAATACCGAAGAGCGTTTTGCTGAGTGCATGGAAAACGTCAACAAGTCGATCGCCTAAGGATCCCCCGGAGACAAAGACGTGCAGGATACCCTGGAAGATAAACTGAAAAACGCCCTGGACACCCTGGACTCGGGCCCCGTGGCCAAGGTATACGGCCGCCTGGTACGGTTGAACGGGCTGACGCTGGAAGTCACCGGCTGCCGGTTGATCATGGGACAACGCTGCCTGGTGGAAACCGCCCAGGAGAAGCCCCTGGCCGCAGAGGTCATAGGCTTTAACCGGGAAATCACTTACCTTATGCCGCTGCAAAACGCCGCCGGTCTGTTCTCAGGCGCCCGGGTGACGCCGCTGGCAGGGGTAGAAAAAATTACCGCCGGCGACCAATTGCTTGGCCGGGTACTGGACGGCCTGTTGCAGCCGTTAGACGGCAAACCGGCGATTTCCGGCGAACAGATCCCGCTGTTTTCCCCCCCCAACAACCCGTTAAGCCGCACCCCGATCACCGAAAGCATAGATGTCGGCATCCGCGCCATCAATGCCATGCTCACTCCCGGCAAAGGCCAGCGCCTGGGGCTGTTCGCCGGTTCCGGGGTGGGCAAAAGCGTACTCCTGGGCATGATGACCCAGTATACCCGGGCAGACATAGTGATAGTCGGCCTGATCGGCGAACGGGGACGGGAAGTCAGGGAATTTATCGAACACAGCCTGGGTGAGCAGGGCCTGGCCCGCGCCATAGTTATCGCCGCCCCGGCAGATGCCACGCCGCTGATGCGGCTGCGCGCCGCCCAGGTGTGCCACCGCCTGGCGGAATATTACCGGGACCAGGGCCGGCATGTCTTGCTCCTGATGGACTCCCTCACCCGCTACGCCCAGGCGCAAAGGGAAATCGGCCTGGCCACCGGCGAACCGCCCGCCACCAAAGGCTACCCCCCTTCGGTATTCAGCCTGTTGACCCAGCTGGTGGAACGCGCCGGCAACGGCTTGTCGGTAGGCAGCATGACGGCTATCTATACCGTGCTGGCGGAAGGCGACAACCAGCAGGATCCCATAGTGGATGCCGCCAGGGCGATACTCGACGGCCATATAGTGCTGACCCGGGAGCTGGCGGAGCAGGGCCACTACCCCGCCATAGACATTTCCGCCTCCATCAGCCGGGTGATGCCCCAGGTGGTCAGCCCCGAGCATCTGCAGCAGGCGATGAAATTAAAGAAACTCTACAGCCGCTACCAGCAAATCAGGGAACTTATCCCCCTGGGTGGTTATCAGCCGGGCAAGGATATGGAAATGGATCATGCGGTGCAAATTTTTCCCCGCATCAGCGCTTTTTTACAGCAGGGCTTTAACCAGCCGAGCGATTTCGACACCAGCTGCCAACAGCTGGCCGAACTAATGAAGAGCTAATGAAAAGCTGATGAAGGGCTGATAAAGGACAGGTCAAGACAGGATTTAAGAGAAACCTATGCTAAACAAATTCAAAGATTTGCAGCAACAAAAGCTGGAGCAGCTGAGCAAGGAAAGATCCCATATAAACGACAAGCTCAGCGGCCAGGAGCAATACCTGGAACAGCTGGTGCAATACCAGCAAACCCTCACCGATGTCAGCAGCCACAACCATGCCGTGGGACTGCAAAACCAGCACAGGATGCAGGTGCAAATCGCCAAAGTGGTGGATTTCCAGGAACAACAGGTATCTTTAACCCGGGTCGATTTGCAGCGGCAAAACCAGCTGATCAAACAGCAATATTGTCATTTTAAAGGGCTGGAAACCATCAGCAATAAACAGGCGCACCGGGCACAACAAAAAAAGCAACAGGAAGAAGACTTTGCCAATGACGACATCGCCACCCTGGCCTTTCTGAGGCAAAATATTTAGAAAAAAGAGCAGCGAAAACAACAGATAAACCAGCTTTACAAAACATTAAACCTAAATGGTTAGCTAAGCATTTAAAACCATGCTAATCTGGTTTCAGGCCAGTTGGAGTATGCTAGAAATTGACAGACATGTCGGTTTTTACACCGCCAGGGAGATCGGGAAATAATGGATCCAAACCCTCTTTATGTTAGAATACAACTGCCCCCTATGAAAAACAGTTTTAATTCACTGTTTACTAAATTAATTTAAGTTTTTGTGTTTTGCTGTCGCTGCCATAGCTTTATGTCGCAGAGCAGTTTAAGCATTTTAGGTGGTAGAAGTTAAATGTACGTCCTCATTTCGGTGACATTGCTGGTTATCTTTGTTTTAGGTGTGCTGCTGGACTTTTTCCGCACCGCCAGGCAAAGATCTATGGCCAGCCGCCACCGTAAAATCCTCAAGTTCAAAGCCATAGTCATTAAGACCCAAAGACTGCTGAACGGCCAAGCAATTTTACCCCTTACCGCCCTTAGCTCTATCGTCTGCCTGGAGCGGGCCCTTATCGCCTTAAAGGCACTGGCAGAGCTGGAGCGCACCAAAAAACGCGACGGCCTGATTGCCAGCATGGAAAAAAAGCTGGCGAATTTTCGCGCCCTGACGGAAGGAGAGCCTTTTTATTATGCCCTGCTGTCCATTCCCGCAGATCTGGACGAACTCGGCCGCATCCTGAAGCAGGCCATGCTCCTGATGATCACCCTCAAGGTGGAACATGCCAAAGGCAAAATGAGCGACGAACAGCTTGATGTGGAAACCCACCAGCTGGATATACTGATTATTCGCTTAAAGGCTGAAATTTATAAAAACCAGTCCATGCGTTATGTCGAACGGAAAAAATACGACAAGGCCCAGGCCCTCAATGATAAAGCGGTGGAGATACTCGGTGGTATCGCCTGCGACAACGAAGAGGTAATGAAGCTGGTTACCGAAGCCATCGACAGCATCAATGTCCTTAATGTCGGGGTAACCGGGGTAATAGAAGAGCAAAACCACACCTTCTACGACAAATTCAAAAAAGAAGCCCAGGAAAGGGAAGACGAAAAACCGTTCGAAGTGGATGACATGGAACTTATCTTCGGCAAGAAACGTAAATATTAATTTTTTACCCGGCGCACTTGATTAAATTCCCCAGCGGTACCAATTAGTTATCAAAGCAGTAACTCAAGATAACGCATGAAGCACTACCCCCTGAAAAACGCCGGCCCCGAGATAGTGGCAAGAATCGCCCGGGGCATATTAAACACCTATGACCTGAGCGGTTTGCCCTGTATTGACCGCGACAAAGCCCTGGCCAATGAAATAAAAGATCTTTTGGTGTTAAATGAAGACATTGACCCGGAAAGTCTGAACAAGGTAAGGCAACGCCGCCGGCTTGACGATACCATTGCGGATGAAGCCCTGATGCCGCAAATATTTGAACGGGATAACGGCCAGGTTCTGCTGGCCCATGTCTGCCGCAATGAAGCCGATGAAACCATGATCGAAATATTCAGCGAAGAGGCTTTAGATCTGGCTGAACTGAGAAAAGTCACACCGGCAATATGCCGGACGTTTTCCTGGTGTCGGCCCAAATATATCAATGTCTGGACACGCCCTTATTCGGCAATTGAAAAACAACTGCTTGCCCTGCCCGGCAGCCTGGCCTGCGAAGGTGCTGTTGCTGCCAAGAAAGAGCAGTTGCTGCTGGAGACGGATTCACCGCTTCAATTACGTCCCTTTAACTTGGGACAAGACTGGCCCTGGTACCAACAGGAATACAATAACTTCCTGGCTGAGAATCCAAAAATGAAAACTATAGTGCCCATCACAGACAAGGAAGATATCGAACAGGCGATAGCGGACAAGTTATGCGTCTGCGCCGTGTTAGGAGACGAGCCAATCGGCATGATCATGGGGGAAAGCTCGCAGGAGCTGGGTTATAACGGCCTGCTGATCACTGATATCTTTATTGCCGGACAATACCGGGGATCAGGTTATGCCGCCCCGATGCAGCGGCTGTTTATTAAAGAAAACTACCGGGAGTTCGATTTTTTCCTCGGCTTTATCGACCGCAACAACCTGCCCTCCCTAAAGAATGCCTTTAAGCAGGGACGCAAAGTGCTGCGCCAGGAAATTTACATACCAACAGCCCATCTTATTTAAACGATAATCCATTGAAATTTAAAACAATCTATGGGAAGCTGCCCGTCATGAGCGGATAACGCCCGGCGAGCCGCCTGATCTGCTCCGCAAATAACCGCCGGAGCAGGCAGACACTCAACAGATAACAATAAAATGGATGAATCATGCGACCACAACTCTTTTTCCTGATACTGATATTAGTGCCCCTGTTTTCACAGGCGCAACAGGTAATTAAATACGACTGGCTCACCTCGGGTGAAAAGTCCGGCTCTATGGAAGTCACTTACATAGACGACAAACATACGGTCACCACCTCTGAATTTAACGACCGGGGC
This genomic window from Thalassomonas viridans contains:
- a CDS encoding sigma-54-dependent transcriptional regulator codes for the protein MANNSLLIVETPSTTCVDSEYLARQQYDIHRCQSAASAFTTASEVSPAVVLVSAFLPDMQLTDFVRAFSRSHKSTVILVMVESQQCQLAADAIGVGASDYLLKPFTDQQLISAIDQAISLHNPVADLVVSSAASRQVIQLALRAAQTNATVLISGESGTGKERLAQYLHDNSPRSSGPFVAFNCAAIPETMIESMLFGHSKGAYTGAVASQAGKFELANGGTLMLDEISEMPLPLQAKLLRVLQEREVERLGSNQKIKLDIRIIAATNKNLSQQVAQGLFREDLYYRLDVLPLSWPALRERRDDIIPLTEYFIGKYAPSPGYSICKSAKLALQSHHWPGNVRELENVIQRALIMARGMELQVADLMLPTPNIPQASPQVEHNAQGLESSKKHAEYQYVLETLKQFSGHKTKTAAALGVTPRALRYKMAAMREQGIEV
- the fliH gene encoding flagellar assembly protein FliH, giving the protein MNTGKILKSAGSGYRPHKFPPFRSESEELPALGDSEQPSFEQGFQEGLELGHQEGHQQGFSQGVAEGKKEGHQQGLASGMAEGQKKGQAVFHSATQLLAGMQDKVEQLSHHKLQAQQALIGDLVTQVARSVIRAELTLNPKQILTLAEEAMASLADDVDKIRIFLNSEDLQRLGALGLTELNGWPLEADEQLEIGDCLIRSAQMEIAVNTEERFAECMENVNKSIA
- the fliF gene encoding flagellar basal-body MS-ring/collar protein FliF, with the protein product MELVSQQVAPGQEPQKTQPLDKAKSFFSQWRTLSGDNRAVLQIALLAGVIAATIVIILWTANENYVPLYGKQELYDQASILELLEQEETLYRLDQNSGQILVPEQQLAQVRMSLAARGVKMNLPSGMDGLDGKTGLGISQFMESMRYRHALEGELARSIITMDAIRSARVHLALPKRTLFIGRNEEKPTASVMLDLQAGRHLERGQVEAIVNLVANSLPGMKPESVSVVDQSGRLLSLGLGDAQSSGRVAMQQVDYKQSLEARIQQRASDIIYPLVGADNFRIQVTADLDFSEIEETVETVSPDTVVSKENIREQTTKDVLAFGVPGSLTNLPPVKADSDDQSEEADSETKQDSNSISQRNESSKEYQVGRSVMHKKHQQGRINQLSVSVILNNKVAGGENGWTETELAQIANSVEKAIGINKARGDQFTISGFNFVVEPQVVTAPQVQWWQQSVWQEYLRYLVGAVLGLALIFMGVRPLVRHLIQLQSAPAERAGEVFEQRKAGQQDGQAYQEEPDEQQQSSVALMDDSNMDGSSEAKAQVKVPELPAPGSEFSVQLAHLQLLADKETVRVAEVLKNWVNTGDRGLHE
- a CDS encoding FliI/YscN family ATPase; the protein is MQDTLEDKLKNALDTLDSGPVAKVYGRLVRLNGLTLEVTGCRLIMGQRCLVETAQEKPLAAEVIGFNREITYLMPLQNAAGLFSGARVTPLAGVEKITAGDQLLGRVLDGLLQPLDGKPAISGEQIPLFSPPNNPLSRTPITESIDVGIRAINAMLTPGKGQRLGLFAGSGVGKSVLLGMMTQYTRADIVIVGLIGERGREVREFIEHSLGEQGLARAIVIAAPADATPLMRLRAAQVCHRLAEYYRDQGRHVLLLMDSLTRYAQAQREIGLATGEPPATKGYPPSVFSLLTQLVERAGNGLSVGSMTAIYTVLAEGDNQQDPIVDAARAILDGHIVLTRELAEQGHYPAIDISASISRVMPQVVSPEHLQQAMKLKKLYSRYQQIRELIPLGGYQPGKDMEMDHAVQIFPRISAFLQQGFNQPSDFDTSCQQLAELMKS
- a CDS encoding GNAT family N-acetyltransferase is translated as MKHYPLKNAGPEIVARIARGILNTYDLSGLPCIDRDKALANEIKDLLVLNEDIDPESLNKVRQRRRLDDTIADEALMPQIFERDNGQVLLAHVCRNEADETMIEIFSEEALDLAELRKVTPAICRTFSWCRPKYINVWTRPYSAIEKQLLALPGSLACEGAVAAKKEQLLLETDSPLQLRPFNLGQDWPWYQQEYNNFLAENPKMKTIVPITDKEDIEQAIADKLCVCAVLGDEPIGMIMGESSQELGYNGLLITDIFIAGQYRGSGYAAPMQRLFIKENYREFDFFLGFIDRNNLPSLKNAFKQGRKVLRQEIYIPTAHLI
- a CDS encoding FliG C-terminal domain-containing protein: MSEAQAKTMFNDCEKAAILLLSMGEESAAKILQRMERSEVQSVSNAMARLGNVSTLEAQNILQHFFEQYTKQSGISGASREYLEKSLDIALGNKLARGMLDSIYGDTISNDIQRLQWLPVDVLARFFRHEHPQMQAVMLAFLPPDTANAVLNHLPEESHDELLYRVANLKEISEHVIRDLRITLDRCIDFVAEQSGARVDGTRQAADILNRYSGDKANIMELVKLHNADTADAIKDNMFDFMILSRQPLEVIQDLIEALPDGILAVALKGVDFAIKTQIFDALPKRMAQGLEDEIQRLGPTPLSKIEQARSEIMVIARRLYEEDKLQLQLFEEQVVR
- a CDS encoding flagellar hook-basal body complex protein FliE — encoded protein: MKVENNLHSLDLLNKMELMQVRASKDIALSADNAANQVSFGQTMKTMIQDVNQQQLAAGKLMTAVDAGRSDDLVGAMVMSQKAGLSFSVLMQVRNKLMSGLDDIMRMPL